A DNA window from Trypanosoma brucei brucei TREU927 chromosome 11 chr11_scaffold01 genomic scaffold, whole genome shotgun sequence contains the following coding sequences:
- a CDS encoding radial spoke protein 3, putative produces MQGQNQAAVDGTMAYTFQHPPQGFLHAQYRDPHSSVGRKQYANIMHDRRVYRGNTYAAVPMSTYARDEEERVVREANRRRKELQQRATSIKRRKELDAAQRKLATPPPVVGRQHIEVQTEEFLEELKDEVEVVQQETQTDPLLDRPATPPYVPVKSGRDAESQINEGDLFHFDDAVDPILDVMVGKTLEQAMLEVLQEEELELLRQQQLEFEQRRKEELLEAQRLEAREKRLFEEKERRKKQEIERIKREKATREKLQARQFAKMYLMNLENRVFARLQDEGWFRDRVLHEVEFDFFPWLMDQVAVELEKKQRARVLVDDLIRQVVAIQLNS; encoded by the coding sequence ATGCAAGGGCAAAACCAAGCAGCAGTGGATGGCACTATGGCCTACACCTTTCAGCACCCACCACAGGGGTTCTTACACGCACAATACAGGGATCCTCACAGCAGTGTAGGCCGTAAGCAATATGCCAATATTATGCATGACCGTCGTGTGTATCGCGGGAATACGTACGCCGCCGTGCCCATGTCAACATATGCGCGAGACGAGGAAGAGCGAGTGGTTCGCGAGGCAAACAGACGTCGCAAGGAACTTCAGCAGCGGGCCACTTCTATAAAGCGTCGTAAAGAACTTGACGCAGCCCAACGGAAACTTGCGACTCCGCCCCCCGTTGTTGGACGGCAGCACATAGAAGTACAAACGGAGGAATTCCTCGAGGAACTGAAGGATGAGGTGGAAGTGGTTCAGCAGGAAACACAAACTGATCCCCTTCTCGACCGCCCTGCGACACCACCGTATGTTCCTGTAAAGTCTGGTCGTGATGCGGAGTCGCAAATTAATGAAGGAGATTTGTTTCACTTCGACGACGCCGTTGACCCGATTCTCGATGTTATGGTTGGAAAGACACTTGAACAAGCGATGTTGGAGGTATTGCAGGAGGAAGAACTGGAACTtctgcggcagcagcaactggaGTTTGAGCAACGACGCAAGGAGGAGTTACTGGAGGCACAGCGACTTGAAGCTCGTGAGAAACGCCTCTTTGAGGAGAAGGAGCGGCGGAAAAAGCAGGAAATCGAGCGCATCAAGCGCGAGAAGGCTACACGTGAGAAGCTCCAGGCCCGTCAGTTTGCCAAGATGTATTTAATGAACCTCGAAAACCGTGTCTTTGCAAGGCTTCAGGATGAGGGCTGGTTTCGTGATCGCGTATTACACGAGGTGGAGTTTGACTTCTTCCCGTGGCTCATGGATCAGGTCGCGGTGGAACTTGAAAAGAAGCAGCGGGCGCGTGTGTTGGTAGACGATCTCATTCGCCAAGTAGTTGCCATACAGTTGAATAGCTga
- a CDS encoding cell-division control protein 2 homolog 6, putative (curated by M. Parsons, P. Ward, J. Mottram; similar to GB:CAD44164.1: putative cdc2-related kinase 6 {Trypanosoma brucei}): MSDTLSSKLDDVDADVLRGAYEPVAIIGEGTYGVVFRARGVASGAEFAIKKLRSDKLKEGVPATTLREVTLLHEMSDNPNVVRLLDVLCSKRRVYLVFELLNEDLRSFIRRNYPQPPATASSSVVPLRLVKNFTCQMLHALWRCHQNRIIHRDLKPANVLLGVKKSTRNDGEDSYILKLADFGLARTYEMTLLTYTKEVMTLWYRAPEILLGERHYTPAADVWSVGCIVLEMIVGCPVFRGESNRDQLDRIFYTVGTPTEETWAGVAMMPGYDKATKIYKVAPLHERLPTFDKEAVQFVAFLLQVNPKSRPTIPTILQHPFLQGD; this comes from the coding sequence ATGTCTGATACATTAAGTAGCAAACTAGACGATGTCGATGCGGATGTTTTGCGCGGCGCGTATGAGCCCGTAGCGATTATCGGAGAGGGAACTTATGGTGTTGTCTTCCGTGCACGTGGGGTTGCGAGCGGGGCCGAGTTTGCGATAAAGAAACTAAGAAGTGACAAGCTGAAGGAAGGCGTTCCTGCAACAACACTTCGAGAAGTGACGCTGCTGCACGAAATGAGTGACAATCCAAATGTGGTGCGACTGCTCGATGTTCTGTGCTCCAAGCGTCGTGTTTATTTGGTGTTTGAGTTGCTTAACGAAGATCTGAGGTCTTTTATTCGCCGCAACTATCCGCAACCACCCGCTACTGCCAGTAGCTCTGTTGTACCTTTGAGACTCGTGAAAAATTTTACCTGTCAAATGCTTCACGCCTTGTGGAGGTGCCACCAGAATCGAATCATTCACAGGGACCTTAAACCTGCAAATGTGCTTCTCGGGGTAAAGAAGTCAACGAGGAATGACGGCGAGGATTCGTACATTTTGAAACTGGCGGACTTTGGGCTTGCGCGTACTTATGAGATGACATTGTTGACGTATACGAAAGAAGTAATGACGTTGTGGTATCGTGCACCAGAGATTTTGCTTGGGGAGCGGCACTACACGCCAGCCGCAGATGTGTGGTCGGTTGGTTGCATTGTGTTGGAGATGATTGTTGGTTGTCCTGTTTTTAGAGGTGAGTCCAACCGGGACCAGTTAGATAGGATCTTCTACACTGTGGGAACACCGACGGAAGAGACATGGGCTGGCGTAGCAATGATGCCAGGATATGACAAGGCAACGAAAATATATAAGGTGGCGCCTCTCCATGAGCGATTGCCGACATTCGATAAGGAGGCAGTACAGtttgttgcatttcttttGCAAGTCAATCCAAAAAGCCGTCCCACTATTCCTACAATTCTTCAACATCCTTTTCTGCAAGGTGACTAg